The proteins below come from a single Parazoarcus communis genomic window:
- a CDS encoding LysR substrate-binding domain-containing protein, whose product MNLHLLKVFVRVVDENSFSRAAESLGISQPAASKSVRELEFQLDTVLLERRGRFFEPTEAGAVLLKYGHSLFALEREADEAVRTFNGLNRGHLKIGASTTIASYWLPPFLRRFHERHPAITLQVTAANTQQIAEHLLHCSIDVALVEGVIDDDRVETRPWRSEEMIVISPRDFPLDTDLDPLAFGQHATWIMRERGSGSRDATEALLLRIGTTAGAIIEVGSNEAIVQAVGAGVGVGVVPRICARDALALGRVRRHVPNTGPVLRQLYRLRLPHRPVSPAALAFEALLAMPEQSEE is encoded by the coding sequence ATGAATCTCCATCTGCTCAAGGTCTTCGTTCGCGTCGTCGATGAGAACAGCTTTTCGCGTGCGGCAGAGTCGCTCGGTATCAGCCAGCCCGCCGCGTCCAAGTCGGTGCGCGAGTTGGAGTTTCAGCTCGATACCGTGCTGCTTGAAAGGCGGGGGCGCTTCTTCGAGCCGACCGAGGCGGGTGCGGTTTTACTGAAATACGGACACAGCCTGTTTGCACTGGAGCGAGAAGCCGACGAGGCCGTACGCACGTTCAACGGCCTTAACCGTGGCCATCTGAAAATCGGTGCTAGCACGACGATCGCAAGCTATTGGCTTCCACCCTTTCTGCGCCGTTTCCACGAACGGCACCCGGCCATCACACTGCAGGTCACAGCAGCGAACACTCAACAGATAGCAGAGCATCTGCTCCACTGCAGCATCGACGTTGCGTTGGTTGAAGGTGTCATCGATGATGACCGGGTTGAGACCCGGCCATGGCGCAGTGAGGAAATGATTGTGATCTCACCACGCGACTTCCCCCTGGATACAGATCTTGATCCATTGGCCTTCGGGCAACACGCGACCTGGATCATGCGCGAGCGCGGCTCGGGCAGTCGTGATGCCACGGAGGCTTTGCTGCTTCGCATCGGCACTACCGCCGGCGCTATCATTGAAGTTGGAAGCAACGAGGCAATCGTTCAAGCAGTCGGGGCCGGTGTCGGCGTTGGAGTAGTGCCACGAATCTGCGCTCGCGATGCGTTGGCGCTGGGCAGAGTGCGGCGTCACGTACCCAATACGGGTCCTGTCCTACGACAGCTCTATCGGCTCCGCCTTCCACACCGGCCAGTGAGCCCAGCCGCACTCGCCTTCGAGGCACTGCTCGCCATGCCCGAGCAGAGCGAGGAATAG
- a CDS encoding YeiH family protein, with protein MNITALLRPVIHPGLLTCIVLAACAAQLAAMPAFSSHGLGWLPLAIALGMLVGNLWPALARSGGSGLALARGTVMRAGIALYGLKLGLADLSAVGWKGLVLALVIVSSTLLLARLVGRRLGLDPTLAMLIGAGSAICGAAAVAAADGVLNARARHVASAVASVVICGTLAMYLMPLLVPLVHLSGAAAGQWIGLTVHELGHVVAAAAMVGADSDSAALVQKMLRVMLLAPAVLWIALQNGRSEGKASSRIRLPTFLWVFLGVLLLNLGGLVPEVWRQTGALLADALLAVGLVALGMVTQFADVRAGGARVWVLVLLLWGYLMTAGLVLIKLTT; from the coding sequence ATGAACATTACTGCACTGCTACGCCCAGTCATCCACCCTGGTCTGCTGACTTGTATCGTGCTTGCTGCTTGTGCGGCACAACTTGCTGCCATGCCCGCTTTCAGCAGCCACGGGCTTGGTTGGCTGCCGCTGGCGATTGCGCTCGGTATGCTGGTCGGGAACCTGTGGCCAGCACTGGCCCGGTCGGGCGGCTCGGGGTTGGCACTTGCCCGCGGGACGGTGATGCGGGCAGGTATTGCCTTGTATGGGCTCAAGCTTGGCCTGGCAGACCTCTCAGCTGTGGGGTGGAAGGGCTTGGTATTGGCTTTGGTTATCGTGTCGTCGACGTTGTTGCTTGCGCGCCTGGTGGGGCGTCGGCTGGGACTGGACCCCACGCTTGCGATGCTTATTGGTGCCGGCAGCGCAATTTGTGGTGCTGCAGCCGTTGCGGCGGCCGACGGTGTACTGAACGCCCGAGCGCGGCATGTAGCGTCTGCTGTTGCGTCAGTCGTGATTTGCGGCACGCTGGCGATGTACCTGATGCCGCTGCTCGTCCCGTTGGTCCATTTATCGGGTGCCGCCGCCGGGCAGTGGATCGGACTGACCGTGCACGAACTTGGTCATGTAGTCGCCGCCGCTGCGATGGTTGGGGCCGATTCGGATAGCGCGGCTTTGGTGCAGAAAATGCTGCGGGTGATGTTGCTCGCGCCTGCGGTTCTATGGATTGCCCTGCAGAACGGTCGTAGTGAGGGCAAGGCCAGCAGCAGAATTCGCCTGCCTACATTCTTGTGGGTTTTCCTTGGAGTGCTACTGCTAAACCTTGGCGGATTGGTTCCTGAGGTTTGGCGCCAGACTGGAGCGCTGCTGGCAGATGCACTTTTGGCGGTGGGGCTGGTTGCTCTCGGTATGGTGACTCAGTTCGCCGATGTACGTGCGGGTGGTGCCCGGGTTTGGGTGCTTGTCCTGCTGCTATGGGGCTACCTGATGACGGCAGGTTTGGTGCTCATAAAGCTGACGACTTAG
- a CDS encoding sulfite exporter TauE/SafE family protein produces MESLQMLLGHHSPATWVMILIAVIAGGIVRGLTGFGAALLMAPLFSLVMSARDTMCLITVLSLFPLSPSSMRLANDEMDASVVWPLTLAATVALAPGVWLGSWVPGELFGPVIGAAVMASALVLMSGVRLPNIRSRLSSSVVGLLSGLLTGFSGVGGPPAILYLMGIEPNSYRARANFVIFFAVLYPVSCVLLVLTGVMPFSILIAGIALFPLFHIGGWVGVKMYQRISRHFLRRIVLILLLLAGGIAGIPFMYKLIVLIDVKIWPT; encoded by the coding sequence GTGGAGTCGCTACAAATGTTGCTTGGTCATCATTCCCCGGCTACCTGGGTGATGATTCTGATAGCAGTCATTGCTGGGGGGATTGTTCGAGGCCTGACTGGTTTCGGTGCGGCGCTGCTGATGGCTCCACTGTTTAGCCTGGTGATGTCTGCACGCGACACGATGTGTCTTATCACGGTTCTGAGCTTGTTTCCACTGAGCCCGAGCAGCATGCGCCTTGCCAACGACGAAATGGATGCTTCGGTTGTATGGCCGCTGACGCTGGCAGCCACTGTCGCCCTCGCGCCGGGCGTATGGCTAGGCAGTTGGGTGCCGGGAGAGCTGTTTGGTCCCGTGATCGGGGCTGCGGTGATGGCGAGCGCTCTGGTGCTGATGTCCGGTGTCCGGTTACCGAATATCCGTTCACGCCTGTCTTCGTCGGTGGTTGGTCTGCTGAGCGGTCTGCTAACTGGGTTTAGTGGTGTTGGTGGACCGCCTGCCATCCTCTATCTAATGGGGATCGAGCCGAACTCATATCGAGCACGTGCAAATTTCGTGATCTTTTTTGCTGTTTTGTATCCGGTGTCATGCGTCCTTCTGGTGCTCACGGGCGTAATGCCGTTCTCGATCCTGATTGCTGGCATCGCCCTTTTCCCTCTCTTTCATATTGGTGGGTGGGTTGGGGTAAAGATGTATCAGAGGATCTCACGTCACTTTCTCCGCCGAATCGTACTGATTCTTCTTTTGCTCGCTGGTGGGATTGCGGGGATTCCGTTTATGTACAAATTGATCGTTCTGATCGACGTAAAAATCTGGCCGACTTGA
- a CDS encoding GntR family transcriptional regulator has product MSQAKKVHRGSAGDGSASGVTAISPVPLHTQIREVLRRQILDGTYPPHSQMPSESQMMNLFSVSRITIRQALGDLQKEGLIFKVMGKGSFVAKPKAFQSLSRLQGFGEAMSPSGYETYSLLMSARETEASIVVAQQFSIKPGTQVFEIQRLRYLNREPISVDVSYFPIDIGRRLVQEDLAARDIFVILENDFDLNLTHADLQIEAICADESLARHLGIAEGSPLLRMERMTYAGDVPVDFEFLYYRGDAFQYRLRIDRS; this is encoded by the coding sequence ATGTCTCAAGCGAAGAAAGTGCACCGAGGTTCGGCCGGAGATGGCAGTGCAAGTGGTGTAACCGCGATTTCACCTGTTCCGCTTCATACGCAGATACGTGAGGTATTGAGGCGTCAGATTCTTGATGGAACCTATCCGCCGCATTCGCAGATGCCATCAGAAAGCCAGATGATGAACTTGTTCAGTGTGAGCCGGATCACCATTCGTCAGGCGTTGGGAGATCTGCAAAAGGAAGGCCTGATCTTCAAGGTTATGGGCAAGGGAAGTTTTGTTGCGAAGCCCAAGGCATTTCAAAGTCTTTCGCGCCTGCAGGGATTTGGTGAAGCGATGTCGCCGTCGGGTTATGAGACTTATTCACTCTTAATGAGTGCGCGGGAAACCGAGGCCAGCATAGTCGTTGCACAACAGTTCTCTATCAAGCCTGGCACTCAGGTGTTTGAAATACAGCGATTGCGCTATCTGAATCGGGAGCCGATCTCAGTTGATGTCAGCTATTTCCCCATCGACATCGGAAGGCGTCTTGTACAGGAAGACCTGGCTGCGCGCGATATTTTCGTGATTCTGGAGAACGATTTCGATTTGAATCTCACTCATGCCGATCTCCAGATCGAGGCAATTTGCGCTGATGAATCTCTAGCGCGTCATCTGGGTATTGCTGAGGGTTCGCCGTTGCTGAGAATGGAGCGCATGACCTACGCCGGCGACGTGCCTGTGGATTTCGAGTTTCTTTATTACCGCGGCGATGCCTTCCAGTATCGACTGCGTATCGACAGAAGTTAA
- a CDS encoding fumarate reductase/succinate dehydrogenase flavoprotein subunit: MKRIDMEFDLVVIGGGTGGPMAAVKAKEKNPNLKVLLIDKAHVKRSGAISMGMDGLNNAVIPGHATPEQYVKEITIANDGIVDQEAVMAYAANSFDMIQELDRWGVKFEKDETGDYAVRKVHHLGSYVLPMPEGHHMKRILYRQLKRARVEITNRVVVTRLLTGTAGEVVGVMGFDCRTADFYVIRCKAAVITTGAAGRIGLPASGYLMGTYENPTNSGDGHAMAYHAGAALANLECFQINPLIKDYNGPACAYVTGPFGGYTANAKGERFIECDYWSGQMMLEFYKELQSGNGPVFLKLDHLAEETIGEIEHILHSNERPSRGRFHENRGNDYRKQMIEMHISEIGFCSGHSASGIWTNARGETSVPGLYAAGDCASVPHNYMLGAFVYGRICGHNAAEYCGETPAAAVDEAAVAAERARVVAPLERTDGLTPFQIEYKTRRLVNDYLQPPKITQKYEIGLRRFDEVREDAEAMVATNPHELMRAMEAYSIIDCAEMAARSSMFREESRWGLYHHCVDHPERDDENWFCHTLLSKGDDGRMTMRKKAVEPYIVAIDKEERDAYQRLRVERKAEAA; this comes from the coding sequence ATGAAAAGAATCGATATGGAATTCGACCTGGTGGTGATCGGTGGTGGCACCGGTGGCCCGATGGCGGCAGTAAAAGCAAAGGAAAAGAACCCGAATCTGAAGGTCTTGCTGATTGACAAGGCTCACGTCAAGCGTAGCGGGGCTATCTCGATGGGCATGGACGGCCTTAACAATGCTGTTATTCCCGGGCATGCAACGCCGGAGCAGTACGTTAAGGAAATTACGATTGCCAACGACGGCATTGTCGATCAGGAGGCGGTGATGGCCTATGCCGCCAACAGTTTTGACATGATTCAGGAGCTTGATCGTTGGGGGGTGAAGTTCGAGAAAGACGAGACCGGCGACTACGCCGTGCGCAAAGTCCATCACCTCGGCAGTTACGTATTGCCGATGCCTGAAGGGCATCACATGAAGCGGATCCTCTATCGACAGTTGAAACGGGCCAGAGTCGAAATTACGAACCGCGTAGTCGTTACCCGTCTGCTGACTGGTACGGCGGGCGAGGTTGTTGGTGTAATGGGATTCGATTGTCGCACCGCAGATTTTTACGTAATCCGCTGCAAGGCAGCTGTCATCACCACCGGCGCTGCAGGTCGGATCGGACTACCCGCGTCGGGCTACCTGATGGGTACCTACGAGAATCCGACCAACTCCGGTGATGGTCATGCCATGGCTTACCACGCTGGTGCTGCGCTGGCTAACCTTGAGTGTTTCCAGATCAACCCGCTGATCAAGGATTACAACGGTCCGGCCTGTGCCTACGTTACCGGACCGTTCGGCGGCTACACCGCCAATGCCAAGGGCGAGCGCTTCATTGAGTGTGACTACTGGAGCGGTCAGATGATGCTCGAGTTCTATAAGGAACTGCAGAGCGGCAACGGTCCGGTCTTCCTCAAACTGGACCACCTCGCTGAGGAGACCATCGGAGAGATCGAACACATCCTGCATTCCAATGAGCGACCCAGTCGCGGGCGCTTCCACGAGAACCGCGGCAACGACTATCGCAAACAGATGATCGAGATGCATATCTCGGAAATCGGCTTCTGCAGTGGTCACAGCGCATCTGGAATCTGGACAAATGCACGTGGGGAGACCTCGGTCCCTGGTCTCTATGCTGCAGGTGACTGCGCGAGCGTGCCACACAACTACATGCTTGGGGCATTCGTCTACGGGCGGATCTGTGGCCATAACGCGGCCGAGTACTGCGGGGAGACTCCGGCTGCCGCGGTGGATGAAGCTGCTGTTGCTGCAGAGCGTGCAAGGGTGGTTGCGCCGCTTGAGCGTACAGATGGCCTGACGCCGTTCCAGATCGAGTACAAGACCCGCCGCCTGGTCAATGACTACCTGCAGCCACCCAAGATTACGCAGAAGTATGAGATCGGTTTGCGCCGCTTCGACGAGGTACGTGAAGACGCAGAGGCCATGGTGGCGACCAACCCTCACGAACTGATGCGGGCAATGGAGGCTTACTCGATCATCGATTGCGCCGAAATGGCTGCACGTTCGTCGATGTTCCGTGAAGAGAGCCGTTGGGGCCTCTACCACCACTGTGTGGATCACCCTGAGCGCGATGACGAGAACTGGTTCTGTCATACCTTGCTGAGTAAGGGTGATGACGGTCGGATGACGATGCGCAAGAAGGCCGTCGAGCCATACATCGTTGCCATCGACAAGGAAGAGCGCGATGCGTATCAGCGCCTGCGTGTAGAGCGTAAAGCCGAAGCCGCCTGA
- a CDS encoding 4Fe-4S dicluster domain-containing protein, with translation MSIATTLTQAPVIVHEDKCIAEKGCTVCVDVCPLDVLAIDMVTKKAFMKFDECWYCLPCETDCPTGAVEVSIPYLLR, from the coding sequence ATGAGCATTGCTACGACCCTTACCCAGGCACCGGTCATTGTGCACGAAGACAAGTGCATCGCCGAGAAGGGCTGCACCGTTTGTGTGGATGTGTGTCCGCTCGACGTGCTGGCCATCGATATGGTCACGAAGAAGGCATTCATGAAGTTCGACGAATGCTGGTATTGCCTGCCGTGCGAAACGGACTGCCCCACCGGAGCAGTCGAGGTCAGCATTCCCTATCTGCTGCGCTGA
- a CDS encoding HEAT repeat domain-containing protein has protein sequence MTMSVNSMTERLASADAEVRRLAVIDLPYSDEDEIVPFLLPCLTDSAAEVRAEAVRALEGFEEPEVVAALAARLLDEDVAVRDAAGEVLAELKDSASAEYLLPYLVGQSAVVRMLAFRAVRALRVSEAFEPALASLRDPDPGVRREAVGVLGYLRRQEAVGDLAEVAAHDPDAEVRRIAVGALGYTSEISVLPALTRALDDSAWMVRDEAAQTIGKLGLGPAIPDLVKAMDDAYWQVRVKAARSLGLLKAVGALPALVDALSHSISNLRKEAAIALGEIGDPRAIPALERTLDDPDPDVRKLSRLALTAIGLACK, from the coding sequence ATGACGATGAGCGTGAATTCCATGACCGAGCGTCTTGCAAGTGCCGATGCCGAGGTACGCCGCCTTGCGGTCATTGATCTGCCGTATAGCGACGAAGACGAGATTGTTCCGTTCTTGCTACCGTGCCTGACCGACAGCGCGGCGGAAGTACGCGCCGAGGCAGTACGTGCGCTCGAAGGCTTCGAAGAGCCGGAGGTCGTTGCTGCGCTCGCGGCCCGCCTGCTCGATGAGGACGTTGCGGTGCGCGACGCTGCTGGCGAAGTCCTGGCTGAACTTAAGGACAGCGCCTCGGCCGAGTATCTGCTGCCCTATCTGGTTGGCCAGTCCGCGGTTGTTCGCATGCTTGCGTTTCGTGCGGTGCGAGCATTGCGCGTGAGCGAAGCATTTGAACCGGCACTGGCTTCACTGCGCGACCCAGACCCAGGCGTGCGACGAGAGGCTGTGGGGGTGCTTGGTTACCTGCGTCGGCAAGAAGCCGTTGGTGATCTCGCTGAAGTGGCCGCTCACGACCCAGATGCAGAAGTGCGCCGAATTGCGGTGGGAGCGCTTGGCTACACCTCTGAGATCAGCGTCTTGCCGGCATTGACGCGGGCGCTGGACGACAGCGCCTGGATGGTGCGCGACGAGGCGGCCCAGACTATTGGCAAGCTCGGGCTGGGGCCAGCGATTCCCGACTTGGTCAAGGCCATGGACGATGCTTACTGGCAGGTACGGGTCAAGGCCGCGCGCAGTCTCGGGTTGCTCAAAGCGGTGGGAGCTCTGCCCGCATTGGTCGATGCACTGTCGCACTCGATCAGCAACTTGCGCAAGGAGGCTGCCATTGCGCTTGGAGAGATCGGTGATCCGCGTGCGATTCCCGCGCTCGAAAGAACGCTGGACGACCCGGATCCTGATGTGCGCAAGCTATCCCGTCTTGCGCTGACGGCAATCGGTCTGGCCTGTAAATAG
- the fdxA gene encoding ferredoxin FdxA, protein MTFVVTEACVRCKYTDCVSVCPVDCFHEGPNFLVINPDGCIDCGVCVPECPIGAIYDAADLAPDQLEFIEINARLAAEWPVITDAREPMADAEVWAEVKSKRQFLDESAVI, encoded by the coding sequence ATGACCTTTGTCGTTACCGAAGCCTGCGTGCGCTGCAAGTACACCGACTGTGTGTCCGTATGCCCGGTGGATTGCTTTCATGAGGGGCCGAACTTCCTCGTCATCAATCCTGACGGTTGTATCGATTGCGGCGTGTGTGTGCCTGAGTGTCCGATTGGAGCCATCTACGATGCGGCCGATCTGGCGCCGGACCAACTTGAGTTCATTGAGATCAATGCCCGTCTGGCAGCCGAGTGGCCAGTAATCACTGATGCGCGCGAACCAATGGCCGATGCCGAGGTTTGGGCGGAAGTGAAGTCCAAGCGGCAGTTCCTCGATGAAAGCGCAGTTATCTGA
- a CDS encoding ABC transporter substrate-binding protein: protein MNAHSSNTVTKKKAYCNLLGVFALGCVLSMPAVAEVVTIGIGTQNTTTNTVTGGIVLKELGLLEKHLPKTGKYKDTQFKLEWQNFSSGPPVTNGMVANTLQIGMMGDYPLLVNGATFQNGNGTKSRLVALIAYNADGAGNGVVVHKDSPYYELADLKGKKLSVPFGSAAHGMLLKALEDKGWKAEDFELSSQSPEVGTSSLQEQRIDGHADFVPFAELLPYRGFARKIFDGVETKVPTFHGVVVREDFATKYPEVVVAYIKALMEANEWVRKNPVEAATKIAEWTRVEKEVAYMFLGPSGVHTLDPTIKPKWIETVKYDHGVLDRMGRVKALNADAWADETYVRQAFKELGYDYDKQRASFANYEISGTDPLCGGKIERPREAGEVWIDGDGITAYKSAGCTLAAVKKAGAEGKKVGVAFVFDYTTKIKLFADKAFYALGTKDGKPVIVPFLLKKDAETHASANGGKVGSYEDALALAVVGG from the coding sequence ATGAACGCACATTCCAGCAACACGGTGACTAAGAAGAAGGCCTACTGCAACCTCCTGGGTGTTTTTGCCCTTGGGTGTGTGCTTTCGATGCCCGCCGTAGCCGAAGTAGTCACAATCGGCATCGGCACGCAGAACACGACAACCAATACTGTGACCGGTGGCATTGTGCTTAAGGAGCTTGGTCTGCTCGAAAAGCACCTGCCGAAGACCGGCAAATACAAGGATACGCAGTTCAAACTTGAGTGGCAGAACTTCTCGTCAGGGCCTCCGGTCACCAACGGCATGGTAGCCAATACCCTGCAGATCGGAATGATGGGCGACTATCCATTGCTGGTGAATGGAGCAACTTTCCAGAACGGCAACGGCACCAAGAGCAGGTTGGTTGCATTGATTGCCTACAATGCCGATGGCGCTGGCAACGGGGTGGTGGTGCATAAGGACTCCCCGTACTACGAGTTGGCCGACCTCAAGGGCAAGAAGCTCTCGGTTCCTTTCGGCTCTGCGGCTCATGGCATGCTGCTCAAGGCGCTTGAGGACAAGGGCTGGAAGGCGGAGGATTTTGAGCTCTCAAGCCAGAGTCCGGAAGTCGGTACATCCAGCCTGCAGGAGCAGCGAATCGACGGGCACGCCGACTTCGTACCGTTTGCGGAGTTGCTGCCCTACCGCGGTTTCGCTCGCAAGATCTTCGATGGTGTGGAAACAAAGGTACCCACCTTCCATGGTGTGGTCGTGCGCGAGGATTTCGCGACTAAGTACCCCGAGGTCGTGGTGGCCTACATCAAGGCATTGATGGAGGCGAATGAGTGGGTGCGCAAGAACCCCGTGGAAGCGGCTACCAAGATTGCCGAATGGACCCGGGTCGAGAAGGAAGTGGCCTACATGTTCCTTGGACCCTCGGGTGTTCATACGCTCGACCCAACGATCAAGCCAAAGTGGATCGAAACTGTTAAGTACGATCACGGCGTACTGGACCGCATGGGTCGGGTGAAGGCGTTGAATGCTGATGCCTGGGCTGACGAGACTTATGTGCGACAGGCCTTCAAAGAGCTTGGATACGACTACGACAAGCAACGCGCGAGTTTTGCCAACTACGAAATCAGTGGCACCGATCCGCTGTGCGGCGGCAAGATCGAACGTCCGCGTGAAGCGGGTGAGGTCTGGATCGATGGCGACGGCATTACTGCTTACAAGTCGGCTGGCTGCACACTGGCAGCAGTGAAAAAGGCCGGAGCGGAGGGTAAGAAGGTTGGCGTCGCGTTTGTGTTCGACTACACCACGAAGATTAAACTCTTTGCAGATAAGGCGTTCTATGCGCTTGGCACCAAGGATGGCAAGCCGGTAATCGTACCCTTCTTGCTCAAGAAAGATGCCGAGACCCATGCCTCAGCTAACGGTGGCAAGGTAGGCAGCTATGAAGACGCTCTTGCCCTTGCTGTAGTAGGGGGCTGA
- a CDS encoding ABC transporter permease: MSGKLRVQIGSLMLSLLSIGLLVGFWYLGTEYRWDFYIRFTNVPAPGEVYREFMGLVGSAKFQANIGISLQRIMLGFCIATFLGVVLGLLCGRHALLKGLVFPALEVLRPIPAIAWVPISIMLWPSTESSIIFITFIGAFFPILLNTLHGVTAVDPVLIRAARCLGAGEWALMTRVVLPGALPHIFTGLAVGMGVAWVSLIAAEMISGQFGVGYFTWEAYSLIEYPHIVIGMLVIGVLGLICSGGIRMLARLLMPWQRTGTKEST; the protein is encoded by the coding sequence ATGAGTGGCAAGCTGCGTGTTCAGATCGGTTCTCTGATGCTGAGCCTGCTGTCGATTGGTCTGCTTGTCGGATTCTGGTATCTAGGCACGGAGTACCGCTGGGACTTCTACATTCGTTTCACCAATGTACCAGCGCCCGGGGAGGTCTACCGTGAGTTCATGGGCCTTGTCGGCAGTGCGAAGTTTCAGGCCAATATCGGTATCAGTCTGCAGCGCATCATGCTTGGCTTCTGCATCGCGACATTCCTTGGCGTGGTCTTAGGGCTGCTGTGCGGACGCCATGCACTGCTCAAGGGGTTGGTCTTTCCCGCGCTGGAAGTGCTACGTCCAATCCCGGCGATTGCATGGGTGCCTATCTCGATCATGTTATGGCCCTCGACCGAGAGCAGCATCATCTTCATCACCTTCATTGGGGCATTTTTTCCCATCCTCCTCAACACCCTGCATGGGGTGACTGCAGTCGATCCAGTTCTGATTCGTGCTGCACGCTGTTTGGGGGCAGGAGAGTGGGCGCTGATGACCCGGGTCGTGTTGCCTGGTGCTCTTCCACACATCTTTACCGGCCTGGCGGTGGGTATGGGGGTGGCTTGGGTGTCCTTAATTGCAGCAGAGATGATTTCCGGTCAGTTCGGCGTGGGCTATTTCACCTGGGAGGCCTACTCCCTGATCGAGTATCCCCACATCGTGATCGGCATGCTGGTGATTGGCGTCCTCGGCCTGATATGTAGCGGCGGCATTCGCATGCTGGCGCGTCTTCTAATGCCGTGGCAGCGCACAGGAACCAAGGAGAGCACATGA
- a CDS encoding ABC transporter ATP-binding protein, which yields MMASEESVAKGHIELRDIGVRFTQNGAALDAVRGVTLDVKPGEFVSVVGPSGCGKSTLLNIVAGFLKPSAGGATVDGLPISGPGAERGVVFQQYSLFPWMKVRENVEFGLKMQGMGRSERETKARTLLGLAGLLSFENHYPDQLSGGMKQRVGIVRALATGPQVLLMDEPFGALDSQTRVVMQEILTNMWQQLRLSVLFITHDIEESIFLSDKVYVMTARPGRIKAEIPIPLPRPRTPEMTSSPTFMALHRQLKTLIREESLAAMGGELKDGGLGQDWHLAGKSVSTVI from the coding sequence ATGATGGCAAGCGAAGAAAGTGTGGCCAAGGGTCATATCGAGCTGCGCGACATCGGCGTTCGTTTTACTCAGAACGGCGCAGCACTCGACGCGGTACGTGGGGTTACTTTGGACGTGAAACCGGGCGAGTTTGTATCGGTTGTTGGGCCGTCAGGCTGTGGCAAATCGACCCTCCTCAATATCGTCGCGGGCTTCCTGAAACCGAGCGCAGGTGGCGCTACCGTCGATGGTCTTCCGATCAGCGGGCCAGGGGCGGAACGAGGCGTCGTGTTTCAACAGTACTCCTTGTTTCCGTGGATGAAGGTGCGCGAGAACGTTGAGTTCGGTCTGAAGATGCAGGGCATGGGCCGGTCTGAACGTGAAACCAAAGCACGCACGCTACTTGGACTTGCTGGGCTGCTGTCGTTTGAGAATCACTATCCTGACCAGCTTTCGGGCGGCATGAAGCAGCGTGTGGGTATTGTCCGTGCGCTTGCGACCGGGCCACAGGTATTGCTGATGGACGAGCCTTTCGGCGCGCTGGATTCGCAAACCCGTGTAGTGATGCAGGAGATTCTCACCAACATGTGGCAGCAGTTGCGGCTGTCAGTGCTTTTCATCACCCATGACATTGAGGAGTCGATCTTTCTGTCGGACAAGGTTTATGTGATGACGGCACGTCCAGGCCGGATCAAGGCAGAAATCCCAATTCCGCTGCCACGCCCTCGGACGCCGGAAATGACCTCATCACCGACCTTCATGGCCCTGCACAGACAGCTGAAGACGTTGATACGTGAGGAGAGTCTGGCTGCAATGGGCGGTGAGCTCAAGGACGGGGGGCTCGGGCAGGACTGGCACCTGGCAGGCAAGAGCGTGAGTACGGTGATATGA
- a CDS encoding DUF971 domain-containing protein, with protein sequence MSTLAPSCIPVHVTDRRLSGLLVIEWHDGAVSSLRHADLRQRCRCAACTQRQRTGQLPDPPSALVEIRPVADGALNLVFADGHDRGIYPWSYLRELGEECA encoded by the coding sequence ATGAGCACGCTCGCCCCCTCCTGTATTCCGGTCCATGTTACCGACCGGCGCCTGTCAGGCTTGCTGGTGATTGAATGGCACGACGGTGCGGTCAGCTCACTCCGCCATGCCGACCTGCGTCAGCGCTGTCGTTGCGCAGCGTGTACTCAGCGACAGCGCACGGGGCAACTGCCTGATCCGCCGTCGGCACTGGTTGAGATCCGGCCGGTTGCCGATGGTGCTCTCAATTTGGTTTTCGCCGACGGTCACGACCGCGGCATCTATCCCTGGTCCTATCTGCGCGAACTCGGCGAAGAGTGCGCCTGA